A window of the Deinococcus gobiensis I-0 genome harbors these coding sequences:
- a CDS encoding thymidine kinase, with the protein MLKSPYSGGHVEVIVGPMFSGKSEELIRRVTRAVIARQRVAVFKPALDDRYHVSHVASHAGRTAEALAVPDAQAIRAHLTGEDVLLAAPVEALDVVGIDEAQFFGPDLVPLVLDLADAGVRVIVAGLDLDFRAEPFGMMPELLARAESAEKLTAICTVCGAPATRSQRLIGGQPARYDDPVVLVGAQESYEARCRVHHTVRR; encoded by the coding sequence GTGCTCAAGTCTCCCTATTCCGGCGGTCACGTCGAGGTGATCGTCGGCCCGATGTTCAGCGGCAAGAGTGAGGAACTCATTCGCCGCGTGACCCGCGCCGTCATCGCCCGGCAGCGGGTGGCCGTCTTCAAACCTGCGCTCGACGACCGGTATCACGTCTCGCACGTCGCCAGCCACGCCGGGCGCACGGCCGAGGCGCTGGCGGTACCCGATGCGCAGGCCATCCGCGCCCACCTGACCGGCGAGGACGTCCTGCTCGCCGCGCCGGTCGAGGCCCTGGACGTGGTGGGCATCGACGAGGCGCAGTTTTTCGGCCCCGACCTCGTGCCGCTGGTGCTCGACCTCGCCGACGCGGGCGTGCGGGTCATCGTGGCCGGGCTGGACCTCGACTTCCGGGCCGAGCCCTTCGGCATGATGCCCGAACTGCTGGCCCGCGCCGAGAGCGCCGAGAAGCTCACGGCCATCTGCACGGTGTGCGGCGCGCCCGCCACGCGTTCCCAGCGTCTGATCGGCGGCCAGCCCGCCCGCTACGACGATCCGGTGGTGCTGGTGGGCGCGCAGGAGAGCTACGAGGCCCGCTGCCGGGTCCACCACACCGTGCGGCGTTAG
- a CDS encoding HD domain-containing protein yields the protein MRRFSISDRLRRRGQGYAGKVRRLVRSVRETDAHPDDRWATSLLTPAEARVYLGMDARDREHACRVTRHLLRGHPQAGAELVAAALLHDSGKSVRPYRVWERVLIGLVPQRLAALLPPVGALGVRAAHPELGAQLLAHAGGRPRVAQLVARHHASVGDPEAALLHHYDELE from the coding sequence ATGCGCCGCTTTTCGATCTCCGACCGGCTGCGCCGCCGGGGGCAGGGGTATGCGGGCAAGGTGCGCCGACTGGTGCGCAGTGTCCGCGAAACCGATGCCCACCCCGACGACCGCTGGGCGACCTCGCTGCTCACGCCCGCCGAGGCGCGGGTGTACCTGGGCATGGATGCCCGCGACCGCGAACACGCCTGCCGCGTGACCCGTCACCTGCTGCGCGGCCATCCCCAGGCCGGTGCGGAACTGGTCGCGGCGGCGCTGCTCCACGACAGCGGCAAGAGCGTGCGTCCCTACCGCGTCTGGGAGCGGGTGCTGATCGGGCTGGTGCCGCAGCGCCTCGCGGCCCTGCTGCCCCCGGTCGGCGCGCTGGGCGTACGCGCGGCCCATCCCGAACTGGGCGCGCAGCTTCTGGCCCACGCGGGGGGACGGCCCCGGGTCGCGCAGCTCGTGGCGCGCCACCACGCCTCGGTGGGCGACCCCGAGGCGGCGCTGCTCCACCACTACGACGAGCTGGAGTAG
- a CDS encoding NAD-dependent epimerase/dehydratase family protein has product MDILILGGTRFVGRHIVEAFVAAGHRVTVLTRGQTDAELPAGVERLTGDRDEGPAGLAALGARRWDACVDVSGYQPRQVRASTHALRDRVGQYVFVSTVSVYAEPGREVVRETDPLLPPCPDEAAPVTGDTYGPLKVACEALVEAAFPGAATILRPQIVAGPEDYTRRTLYWPERAARAGAGETPVLAPGDGQDFVQVIDARDLARLTVRLTGARRPGIFNVAGPRLSWADFLGLLGAAEVRWASVADLEAVGAGPQEFPLFIPRGSAQGGLMAVDAAAALAAGLVLTDPAVTAADTLAWSRNAGLLPLLTPAREAEVLAALEARGQEPEAPGLP; this is encoded by the coding sequence GTGGACATCCTGATTCTCGGCGGCACCCGTTTCGTGGGGCGGCATATCGTGGAGGCCTTCGTGGCGGCGGGGCACCGGGTCACGGTCCTGACGCGCGGGCAGACGGACGCCGAGCTGCCGGCCGGGGTCGAGCGGCTGACCGGCGACCGCGACGAGGGTCCGGCCGGGCTGGCCGCCCTGGGCGCGCGCCGCTGGGACGCCTGCGTGGACGTGAGCGGCTACCAGCCCCGGCAGGTGCGCGCCAGCACCCATGCGCTGCGTGACCGGGTGGGCCAGTACGTGTTCGTCAGTACGGTCAGCGTCTACGCCGAGCCGGGCCGCGAGGTGGTCCGCGAGACCGACCCGCTGCTGCCCCCCTGTCCGGACGAGGCCGCTCCCGTGACGGGCGACACCTACGGCCCCCTCAAGGTCGCCTGTGAAGCGCTGGTGGAGGCGGCCTTCCCCGGCGCGGCCACCATCCTGCGCCCGCAGATCGTGGCCGGACCGGAGGACTACACCCGCCGCACCCTCTACTGGCCGGAGCGCGCAGCGCGGGCCGGGGCAGGGGAGACGCCGGTGCTGGCTCCCGGCGACGGTCAGGACTTCGTGCAGGTGATCGACGCCCGCGACCTGGCCCGCCTGACCGTCCGGCTGACCGGGGCGCGGCGGCCGGGCATCTTCAACGTGGCGGGGCCGCGCCTGAGCTGGGCCGACTTCCTGGGCCTCCTGGGGGCGGCGGAGGTGCGCTGGGCCAGCGTGGCCGATCTGGAGGCGGTGGGGGCCGGTCCCCAGGAGTTTCCGCTGTTCATCCCGCGCGGCTCGGCGCAGGGCGGCCTGATGGCGGTGGACGCGGCGGCGGCGCTCGCGGCGGGCCTGGTCCTGACCGATCCGGCGGTCACAGCCGCCGACACCCTGGCCTGGAGCCGGAATGCGGGGCTGCTGCCCCTGCTGACTCCCGCACGCGAGGCCGAGGTACTGGCGGCCCTGGAGGCGCGTGGGCAGGAACCGGAAGCGCCCGGCCTGCCATAA
- a CDS encoding MFS transporter has translation MTVPASPETPPYLPPPGPRLSFPLLATGAAAFFMMGVLQASYGPAFPYLQGRYGVDTAGVGLIASAHFLGSALAPPLAGFALGRVTVRRVVVASAAVLILGMLVLVAAPVWAVAVAGALVGGLGLGGVSAALNSAYASVGNRAVNLVNAVFGVGSILAPLLVVTLAPVHLALPFLTVAALCAVTLLTAQRFGVPALRPPLTPQVAGGRSGVQAGLFAVLIACYVGLESGFGTWAGRHLDSLNYGHAALFVSGYWGGLTLGRVLTGLFGARVRPGSLVLVSAALAGLCALTAAALPPLAGAAYVVAGLSLGPIFGSTLAWMTQSLPARFIPFLLVAGSVGGIVAPALLGALSARSGLGSVPVTLAVLGAALCVLTALTLRATRPH, from the coding sequence GTGACTGTGCCCGCCTCCCCGGAAACGCCGCCTTATCTTCCGCCGCCGGGGCCGCGCCTGTCGTTTCCCCTGCTGGCGACCGGGGCCGCCGCCTTTTTCATGATGGGCGTGCTTCAGGCGAGCTACGGCCCGGCCTTTCCGTACCTTCAGGGCCGTTACGGAGTGGATACGGCGGGCGTGGGCCTGATCGCCAGCGCGCATTTCCTGGGCTCGGCCCTCGCGCCGCCGCTGGCCGGGTTCGCGCTGGGGCGGGTCACGGTGCGCCGGGTCGTGGTGGCCTCGGCGGCCGTCCTGATCCTGGGGATGCTCGTGCTGGTGGCCGCGCCCGTGTGGGCGGTGGCGGTCGCCGGGGCGCTCGTCGGCGGCCTGGGCCTGGGCGGCGTGAGCGCGGCCCTGAACTCGGCCTATGCCAGCGTCGGCAACCGCGCGGTCAATCTGGTCAACGCGGTGTTCGGCGTGGGCAGCATCCTGGCCCCGCTGCTGGTGGTCACGCTGGCCCCGGTGCATCTGGCCCTGCCGTTCCTGACGGTCGCCGCGCTGTGCGCCGTGACGCTGCTCACGGCCCAGCGCTTCGGCGTGCCCGCGCTGCGTCCGCCCCTGACGCCCCAGGTCGCCGGGGGGCGCAGCGGCGTGCAGGCGGGGCTGTTCGCGGTCCTCATCGCCTGTTACGTGGGGCTCGAATCGGGCTTCGGGACCTGGGCCGGGCGGCACCTCGACAGCCTGAACTACGGGCACGCGGCCCTGTTCGTCAGCGGCTACTGGGGCGGCCTCACGCTGGGCCGGGTCCTCACGGGACTGTTCGGGGCGCGGGTGCGGCCCGGCTCGCTCGTGCTGGTCTCGGCGGCGCTGGCGGGCCTGTGTGCGCTGACGGCCGCCGCCCTGCCCCCTCTGGCGGGCGCCGCCTACGTCGTCGCCGGCCTGAGCCTGGGACCGATCTTCGGCTCGACGCTGGCCTGGATGACCCAGAGCCTGCCCGCACGCTTCATTCCGTTCCTGCTCGTGGCGGGCAGCGTGGGCGGCATCGTCGCGCCCGCCCTGCTGGGAGCGCTGAGCGCCCGTTCGGGCCTGGGCAGCGTACCCGTCACCCTGGCGGTCCTGGGGGCGGCGCTGTGCGTCCTGACCGCCCTGACCCTGCGGGCCACGCGTCCCCACTGA
- a CDS encoding GGDEF domain-containing protein, with the protein MPIPTTPPSRDLFGYTALVSVCAAATALWWQRPSPDPLDRVALPLLALLWVALWGALRQRKLKLSQAQAAVFAAHGLYLLLALDHQFRVFAPQMHMLSESTYWFAPLYAAAFLFFLPRHALYLGLPIFTASVVIVAAHFLRVPAFRQDTSLIASTAQFLLVGATMMLLQAVMGRRHAAMLAAQVAAAQDALTGLANRRAAEERLLALEASGQAYALVLFDLDHFKRINDEHGHAVGDQVLRSCADHALRTLPPEALAARWGGEEFLLILPGPGADLSLKVAEKLQACLAAQPIRPVGPITASFGVAYGQPGESGAALLDRADAALYRAKAAGRNTVCAA; encoded by the coding sequence GTGCCTATTCCGACGACTCCGCCCTCCCGCGATCTGTTCGGCTATACCGCGCTCGTCAGCGTATGTGCGGCGGCGACGGCGCTGTGGTGGCAGCGGCCCTCGCCCGATCCCCTCGACCGGGTGGCCTTGCCCCTGCTGGCGCTGCTGTGGGTGGCGCTGTGGGGGGCGCTGCGGCAGCGGAAGCTGAAACTGTCGCAGGCGCAGGCGGCCGTCTTTGCCGCGCATGGGCTGTATCTGCTGCTGGCGCTCGACCACCAGTTCCGGGTCTTCGCGCCGCAGATGCACATGCTCAGCGAGAGCACCTATTGGTTCGCGCCGCTGTATGCCGCCGCCTTCCTGTTCTTTCTTCCCCGGCACGCCCTGTACCTGGGTCTGCCGATCTTTACCGCCAGTGTGGTCATCGTCGCTGCCCACTTCCTGCGGGTGCCGGCCTTCCGGCAGGACACCAGCCTGATCGCCAGTACGGCGCAGTTTCTGCTGGTCGGGGCCACCATGATGCTGCTTCAGGCGGTCATGGGACGGCGGCACGCGGCGATGCTGGCGGCCCAGGTCGCGGCGGCCCAGGACGCCCTGACGGGCCTCGCCAACCGCCGCGCCGCCGAGGAGCGGCTGCTGGCCCTCGAAGCGTCTGGACAGGCCTACGCCCTGGTCCTGTTCGATCTCGACCACTTCAAGCGGATCAACGACGAGCACGGCCACGCGGTCGGAGATCAGGTGCTGCGCTCCTGCGCGGACCATGCGCTGCGCACCTTGCCGCCGGAGGCCCTGGCCGCGCGCTGGGGCGGCGAGGAATTCCTACTGATCCTGCCCGGACCGGGGGCCGACCTGAGCCTGAAGGTGGCCGAAAAGTTACAGGCCTGCCTCGCCGCACAGCCGATCCGGCCGGTCGGGCCGATCACGGCCAGTTTCGGTGTCGCCTACGGACAGCCCGGCGAGTCGGGCGCGGCCCTGCTCGACCGGGCCGACGCTGCCCTGTACCGCGCCAAGGCGGCGGGCCGCAATACGGTGTGCGCCGCCTGA
- the trxB gene encoding thioredoxin-disulfide reductase — protein MTSTPAQDYDVVIIGGGPAGLTAAIYTGRANLSTVILEKGLPGGQIAQTEEVENYPGFPEPIPGMELAARMQQQAEKFGAKIEMDEVQAIRHDPSAQPYAFTVAGYGGEYRAKSVILATGANPKRLNVPGEEEFWGRGVSTCATCDGFFYRGKKVVVVGGGDAAVEEGLFLTKFAEEVTLIHRRDALRANKVAQARAFSNPKMKFIWDTAVEEIKGEDNVNGVRLKNLKTGEVSDMPTDGVFIFIGHIPNTDFVKGAVALREDGYVEVTEEIYTSVPMLFAAGDVSDYVYRQLATSVGAGTRAAMTVERSLAALGDEGEGDQGGETAAD, from the coding sequence ATGACCAGTACCCCTGCCCAGGACTATGACGTCGTCATCATCGGTGGCGGTCCCGCCGGCCTGACGGCGGCCATCTACACGGGCCGCGCCAACCTCTCGACCGTGATTCTGGAAAAGGGGCTGCCCGGCGGCCAGATCGCCCAGACCGAGGAAGTCGAGAACTACCCCGGCTTTCCGGAGCCGATTCCGGGCATGGAACTTGCGGCGCGCATGCAGCAGCAGGCCGAGAAGTTCGGGGCGAAGATCGAGATGGACGAGGTGCAGGCCATCCGCCACGATCCGTCGGCGCAGCCCTACGCCTTCACGGTGGCGGGCTACGGCGGCGAATACCGCGCCAAGAGCGTGATTCTGGCGACCGGAGCCAACCCCAAACGCCTGAACGTGCCCGGCGAGGAGGAGTTCTGGGGCCGGGGCGTGAGCACCTGCGCGACCTGCGACGGCTTTTTCTACCGGGGCAAGAAGGTGGTCGTGGTGGGCGGCGGCGACGCGGCCGTCGAGGAAGGCCTGTTCCTGACCAAGTTCGCCGAGGAAGTCACGCTGATCCACCGCCGCGACGCCCTGCGCGCCAACAAGGTGGCCCAGGCCCGCGCCTTCTCGAACCCCAAGATGAAGTTCATCTGGGACACGGCGGTCGAGGAGATCAAGGGCGAGGACAACGTCAACGGCGTACGCCTGAAGAACCTCAAGACCGGCGAGGTGAGCGACATGCCCACCGACGGCGTGTTCATCTTCATCGGGCACATTCCCAACACCGACTTCGTAAAGGGTGCCGTGGCACTGCGCGAGGACGGCTACGTGGAGGTCACCGAGGAGATCTACACCAGCGTGCCGATGCTGTTCGCGGCCGGTGACGTGAGCGACTACGTGTACCGCCAGCTCGCCACGAGCGTGGGGGCCGGGACCCGCGCCGCCATGACGGTCGAGCGCTCGCTGGCCGCGCTGGGCGACGAGGGCGAGGGCGATCAGGGCGGCGAGACGGCCGCCGACTGA
- a CDS encoding complex I NDUFA9 subunit family protein, with amino-acid sequence MTGLRVLVSGASGFVGRAVVAELLRQGHTVFAGSRRGEAVGGAQGVKLDVTDAASALRAVQQAEPDAVVHLVGIIAQTKDQTFQAAHVEGTRHMLAATPRGARYLHMSALGADPASKSRYSATKGEAEALVRSSGLDWTIFRPSLIFGQGDDFFGRVLKELVTTAPIVPQIGDGRFPFRPVSISDVAQAFAGALTRPGTIGQTYALTGPEEFTFRQLLDEEQRALGQHKPVVPVPLPLMDLAVPLMGALPKPPITTDQYAMLKAGNTAPNEPARSVFGLPMHRLQDALPGIVKGGR; translated from the coding sequence ATGACCGGATTACGGGTACTGGTGAGTGGGGCGAGCGGCTTCGTGGGGCGGGCGGTCGTGGCCGAACTCCTGCGGCAGGGGCACACCGTCTTCGCCGGGTCGCGCCGGGGCGAGGCGGTCGGCGGGGCCCAGGGCGTCAAGCTCGACGTGACCGACGCGGCCAGTGCGCTGCGGGCCGTCCAGCAGGCCGAGCCCGACGCGGTGGTCCACCTCGTGGGTATCATCGCCCAGACCAAGGACCAGACCTTCCAGGCCGCGCACGTCGAGGGCACGCGTCACATGCTAGCCGCCACGCCGCGCGGCGCGCGCTACCTGCACATGAGCGCGCTGGGGGCCGACCCCGCCAGCAAGAGCCGCTACTCGGCGACCAAGGGCGAGGCCGAGGCGCTCGTGCGCAGCAGCGGCCTGGACTGGACCATCTTCCGGCCCAGCCTGATCTTCGGCCAGGGCGACGACTTTTTCGGGCGCGTGCTGAAGGAACTCGTGACGACCGCGCCCATCGTGCCCCAGATCGGCGACGGCCGGTTCCCCTTCCGGCCGGTGAGCATCTCGGACGTGGCCCAGGCCTTCGCGGGGGCGCTGACCCGGCCCGGGACCATTGGGCAGACCTACGCCCTGACCGGCCCCGAGGAATTCACCTTCCGGCAGCTCCTCGACGAGGAACAGCGCGCCCTGGGCCAGCACAAGCCGGTCGTGCCGGTGCCCCTGCCGCTGATGGACCTCGCCGTGCCGCTCATGGGGGCGCTGCCCAAGCCGCCCATCACGACCGACCAGTACGCCATGCTCAAGGCGGGCAACACCGCGCCCAACGAACCGGCGCGCAGCGTGTTCGGCCTGCCGATGCACCGCCTTCAGGACGCGCTGCCGGGCATCGTGAAGGGTGGGCGCTGA
- the rpmE gene encoding 50S ribosomal protein L31, giving the protein MKKDIHPKAVPTKIIYQGKVVMETMSTRPEIHVDVWSGVHPFWTGEERFVDTEGRVDKFNKRFGDSYRTKKK; this is encoded by the coding sequence ATGAAGAAGGACATCCACCCCAAAGCGGTTCCCACCAAGATCATCTACCAGGGCAAGGTCGTCATGGAGACCATGAGCACCCGCCCCGAAATCCACGTTGACGTGTGGAGCGGCGTGCACCCCTTCTGGACCGGCGAAGAGCGTTTCGTCGACACCGAAGGCCGCGTGGACAAGTTCAACAAGCGCTTCGGCGACAGCTACCGCACCAAGAAGAAGTAA
- a CDS encoding 30S ribosomal protein S1, protein MEDNTQTPAQQGGTQPQVGVTPSTAPQTEEREYPAMTMEDILASEAQEPQSVSRGDIVDGTIVFIGQDGIAVDIGAKVEGVIPLNQLGEENVSLEQAQAEYKQGDKIEAYVVRVDLANNQIVLSKKRADQDKGWRVLEKMQEADEAFEVEVLEKVRGGLVAQVEGIRAFLPASQVDTRRVNDLDPFVGHPLMVKLIELNRKRNRVIISHRAIMEAEKAKAREATVGQLNAGAVFEGEVVEITDFGVFVNLGGIDGLVHRSELTYGRFNHPRDVVKVGDKVQVQVIDVDEGRERINLSMKALTQDPWEGATERYHIGQKVKGKITNLTNFGAFVELESGLEGLVHVSEMSWTKRVRHPNEVMKEGDEVEAVILRIDPKDRRISLGIRQTTDDPWSALPDRYPPGTPVKGKITGMTDFGVFMEIEEGIEGLIHISELDTQRVNNPADLFKKGDEIEAVILNIDPVEQRASLSRRRFLTGGTVPTQGGARDYVSQGGGSRSDRYSSGGQGGGRSGGRGGRGGGADYNYNAKDAQQGGKISTKLGDVYADLFAQFGLSNDKKDDAKTEGETNE, encoded by the coding sequence ATGGAAGACAACACTCAGACCCCCGCCCAGCAAGGCGGGACTCAGCCCCAGGTGGGCGTGACCCCCAGCACCGCTCCCCAGACCGAGGAGCGCGAGTACCCCGCCATGACCATGGAGGACATCCTCGCCAGTGAGGCGCAGGAGCCCCAGAGCGTCAGCCGCGGCGACATCGTGGACGGCACCATCGTCTTTATCGGCCAGGACGGCATCGCCGTCGACATCGGCGCGAAGGTCGAAGGCGTCATTCCCCTCAACCAGCTCGGTGAGGAAAACGTGTCGCTCGAGCAGGCCCAGGCCGAGTACAAGCAGGGCGACAAGATCGAAGCCTACGTCGTGCGCGTGGACCTCGCCAACAACCAGATCGTGCTGAGCAAGAAGCGCGCCGATCAGGACAAGGGCTGGCGCGTTCTCGAGAAGATGCAGGAAGCCGACGAGGCCTTCGAGGTCGAGGTGCTGGAAAAGGTCCGTGGCGGCCTGGTCGCGCAGGTCGAGGGCATCCGCGCCTTCCTGCCCGCCTCGCAGGTCGACACGCGCCGCGTGAACGACCTCGATCCCTTCGTGGGCCACCCGCTGATGGTCAAGCTCATTGAGCTCAACCGCAAGCGCAACCGCGTGATCATCAGCCACCGCGCCATCATGGAAGCCGAGAAGGCCAAGGCCCGTGAAGCGACGGTCGGCCAGCTCAACGCCGGCGCCGTGTTCGAGGGCGAAGTCGTCGAGATCACCGATTTCGGCGTGTTTGTGAACCTGGGCGGCATTGACGGTCTGGTGCACCGCAGCGAGCTGACCTACGGCCGCTTCAACCACCCCCGCGACGTGGTCAAGGTGGGCGACAAGGTCCAGGTCCAGGTCATCGACGTGGACGAAGGCCGCGAGCGCATCAACCTGTCGATGAAGGCCCTGACCCAGGACCCCTGGGAAGGTGCCACCGAGCGCTACCACATCGGCCAGAAGGTCAAGGGCAAGATCACCAACCTCACCAACTTCGGCGCCTTCGTGGAGCTGGAGTCGGGCCTCGAAGGTCTGGTGCATGTCAGCGAGATGAGCTGGACCAAGCGCGTGCGTCACCCCAACGAAGTCATGAAGGAAGGCGACGAGGTCGAGGCGGTCATCCTGCGGATCGACCCCAAGGACCGGCGCATCAGCCTCGGGATCCGTCAGACCACGGACGATCCCTGGAGCGCGCTGCCTGACCGCTACCCGCCCGGCACGCCCGTCAAGGGCAAGATCACCGGCATGACCGACTTCGGCGTGTTCATGGAGATCGAAGAAGGCATCGAGGGCCTGATCCACATCAGCGAACTCGACACCCAGCGCGTGAACAACCCGGCCGACCTGTTCAAGAAGGGCGACGAGATCGAAGCCGTCATCCTGAACATCGACCCGGTCGAGCAGCGCGCCAGCCTGAGCCGTCGCCGCTTCCTGACCGGCGGCACCGTGCCGACCCAGGGCGGCGCCCGCGACTACGTCAGCCAGGGCGGCGGCAGCCGCAGCGACCGCTACAGCAGCGGTGGCCAGGGCGGCGGACGCAGCGGCGGCCGTGGTGGCCGTGGCGGCGGCGCGGACTACAACTACAACGCCAAGGACGCCCAGCAGGGCGGCAAGATCAGCACGAAGCTGGGCGACGTGTACGCCGACCTCTTCGCGCAGTTCGGTCTGAGCAACGACAAGAAGGACGATGCCAAGACCGAGGGCGAAACGAACGAGTAA
- a CDS encoding endonuclease MutS2 codes for MAFDSRALSALDFPRIRDALAERSATSLGTERARALSPSDDAGQIARELDEVEDALFGVSLSLGGIQDIRELHARAGEGRVLSGQDLLNAAYSLDGAMTVGRAVHTNSRGPLRAVVSGERWGLGLGDHSELVRRTLSALDRDGGVRDDASPRLRDLRKRIEPLRGRIRERLAATLEKWADLLQEHIVTIRRDRYVLPVLASRVGQVQGIIVDASATGQTYFVEPAAVTPLNNELTRLILDEEAEVRRILTELSGLLASDSAIPRTLVTVGELDLIAAKARLARDWRLNRPEGSPDGRYDLREARHPLIENPVPNDIVLGDTKLLLITGPNMGGKTATLKTLGLNVLMHQCGLYVAAASAKLPVVRDVLVDVGDEQSIEASLSTFASHLKHLRYVLRHAAPDTLVLVDELGSGTDPDEGAALAQAMIECLLSQDARGIITSHLSPLKQFALETPGLKNASMGFDLQTLGPTYHLQVGQPGRSYALAIARRMGLPGGVLDRAETLLGPDAGLMERMLEGLERERADLAGQLEGAAAARREAEAELGRVRAERETLETRRGEMLAEASQKAETLYADAIERVRTLRARAQEDSARPRVMQELRELRTAAQKIRPAPPVREDRGDPIRVGSRVDVPAYNAQGQVLEMRGDDLVVQLGVMKVGVKRRDVRLKDEPKPAAPKSRSSAPRVAFVGRTANNFQSELQLRGLGVEEAVEELRTAILEARALKETPLRVVHGKGMGVLRRTLRDYLKNDKNVESFHDAEANQGGHGVTIVNIRA; via the coding sequence ATGGCTTTTGATTCGCGCGCCCTGTCCGCCCTCGATTTTCCCCGTATCCGCGACGCCCTCGCCGAGCGCAGCGCGACCTCGCTCGGCACCGAGCGGGCGCGCGCCCTGAGCCCCTCGGACGACGCCGGGCAGATCGCGCGGGAACTCGACGAGGTGGAAGACGCGCTCTTCGGCGTGAGCCTCTCGCTGGGCGGCATTCAGGACATCCGGGAGCTGCACGCGCGGGCGGGCGAGGGCCGGGTGCTCTCGGGCCAGGACCTGCTGAACGCCGCGTATTCGCTCGACGGGGCCATGACGGTGGGGCGCGCCGTCCACACCAATTCGCGCGGGCCGCTGCGCGCGGTCGTGTCGGGCGAGCGCTGGGGGCTGGGACTGGGCGACCACAGCGAACTCGTGCGCCGGACCCTCTCGGCGCTGGACCGTGACGGCGGCGTGCGCGACGACGCCTCGCCCCGCCTGCGCGACCTGCGCAAACGCATCGAGCCGCTGCGGGGCCGCATCCGCGAGCGCCTGGCCGCCACGCTGGAGAAGTGGGCCGACCTGCTTCAGGAGCACATCGTCACCATCCGCCGCGACCGCTACGTGCTGCCGGTGCTGGCGAGCCGCGTGGGGCAGGTGCAGGGCATCATCGTGGACGCCTCGGCGACCGGGCAGACCTACTTCGTCGAACCGGCGGCCGTCACGCCCCTGAACAACGAGCTGACCCGCCTGATCCTCGACGAGGAGGCCGAGGTGCGGCGCATCCTGACCGAGCTGTCGGGCCTGCTCGCCTCCGACTCGGCCATTCCCCGGACGCTGGTCACGGTGGGCGAGCTGGACCTGATCGCCGCCAAGGCGCGGCTGGCGCGCGACTGGCGCCTGAACCGCCCCGAGGGCTCCCCGGACGGCCGTTACGACCTGCGCGAGGCCCGCCACCCCCTGATCGAGAACCCGGTGCCCAACGACATCGTGCTGGGCGACACCAAGCTGCTGCTCATCACCGGGCCGAACATGGGCGGCAAGACGGCGACCCTCAAGACGCTGGGCCTGAACGTCCTCATGCACCAGTGCGGGCTGTACGTGGCGGCGGCGAGCGCCAAGCTGCCGGTCGTGCGCGACGTGCTCGTGGACGTGGGCGACGAGCAGAGCATCGAGGCGAGCCTGTCCACCTTCGCCTCGCACCTCAAGCACCTGCGCTACGTGCTGCGCCACGCCGCGCCCGACACGCTGGTGCTGGTGGACGAGCTGGGCAGCGGCACCGACCCCGACGAGGGCGCCGCGCTGGCCCAGGCGATGATCGAGTGCCTGCTCTCGCAGGACGCGCGCGGCATCATCACCTCGCACCTCTCGCCCCTCAAACAGTTCGCGCTGGAGACGCCCGGCCTGAAGAACGCCAGCATGGGCTTCGACCTCCAGACCCTCGGCCCGACCTATCACCTGCAGGTCGGGCAGCCGGGGCGCAGCTACGCCCTGGCCATCGCGCGGCGCATGGGGCTGCCGGGTGGGGTGCTCGACCGCGCCGAGACCCTGCTCGGCCCCGACGCGGGCCTGATGGAGCGCATGCTCGAGGGCCTGGAGCGCGAGCGCGCCGACCTGGCCGGGCAACTGGAAGGGGCCGCCGCCGCACGCCGCGAGGCCGAGGCCGAACTCGGGCGCGTGCGGGCCGAGCGCGAGACCCTGGAGACCCGCCGGGGCGAGATGCTGGCCGAGGCCTCGCAGAAGGCCGAGACGCTGTACGCCGACGCCATCGAGCGCGTGCGGACCCTACGCGCCCGCGCCCAGGAGGACAGCGCCCGCCCCCGCGTAATGCAGGAGCTGCGCGAACTGCGCACCGCCGCCCAGAAGATCCGCCCCGCGCCGCCCGTACGCGAGGACCGGGGCGATCCCATCCGGGTGGGCAGCCGGGTGGACGTGCCCGCCTACAACGCCCAGGGGCAGGTGCTGGAGATGCGCGGCGACGACCTCGTCGTGCAGCTCGGCGTGATGAAGGTGGGTGTCAAGCGGCGCGACGTGCGTCTCAAGGACGAGCCGAAGCCGGCGGCGCCCAAGTCCCGCAGCAGCGCGCCGCGCGTGGCCTTCGTGGGCCGCACGGCCAACAACTTCCAGAGCGAACTGCAACTGCGGGGCCTGGGCGTCGAGGAGGCGGTCGAGGAACTGCGCACCGCGATCCTGGAAGCGCGCGCCCTGAAGGAGACGCCGCTGCGGGTCGTACACGGCAAGGGTATGGGCGTGCTGCGCCGGACCCTGCGCGACTACCTGAAAAACGACAAGAACGTCGAGTCCTTCCACGACGCGGAGGCCAACCAGGGCGGCCACGGCGTGACCATCGTGAACATCCGGGCCTGA